The segment TCGCCGTATGTATCGCAGACGATCGGCTTCTGCAGCGAGATCTGCACCGAACCGATGTCGTTCAGGTTGATCTCATGGCGGCCGGTTTCGTGCGACAGCGTATGCACATCCAGCACGCGATCCACCGCCGACACGCGCGCGAACACGCTGGCCGTAGTGTGCTTGAGCACGTACTTGCGCGACGGATTCAGCGACTCATCGTCGAACCAGCACAGGTCGGCAGTCAGCTTCTTCGCCGATTCGGCGGCGGTATCGGCCGACACGAACATGTCACCACGCGATACATCAACGTCTTCGGCCAGACGCACCGTGACGGTGTCGCCGGCGCTGGCGGAATCGGCCGATCCATTCGGCGTCAGCACTTCGGCCACCACGGCTTCGCGATTGGCGGGCAGCACGCGCAGCTTCTGGCCCACGCGCACGGTGCCGGCTTCCACACGGCCAGCGTAGCCACGGAAGTCGTCGGCGGCGGAACCGTCCTGGCGAACCACCAGTTGCACCGGGAAGCGCAGCGCGGCATCGCCTACCGGCGCCACATCTTCCACCGGCAGCGATTCCAGCAGCGGCAGCAGCGGCTCGCCCTGGTACCACGGCATGGCGTCGCTGGCATGGACGATGTTGTCGCCACGCAGTGCCGACACCGGCACGTAGGTCACATCCTTCAGGCCCAGTTGCGCGGCCAGTTCGATGTAGGCGGCGCGGATCTCGTTGAAGCGCTGCTCGCTGTAGTCAACCAGGTCCATCTTGTTCACGGCGACGATCACGTGCTGCAGTTCCAGCAACTTCAGGATTGCCGAGTGACGCTTGGTCTGGGCCAGCAGCTCGGCGCGGCCGTCCTTGACCGTGACGCGGGTGGCATCCACCAGCACGATGGCGGCGTGCGCAGTCGAGGCGCCCGTCACCATGTTGCGCGTGTACTGCTCGTGGCCCGGCGTATCGGCAATGATGAACTTGCGGCGCGCGGTCGAGAAATAGCGGTAAGCCACGTCGATCGTGATGCCCTGCTCTCGCTCGGCCTCGAGGCCGTCGGTCAGCAGCGAGAAGTCGATCTGCTCGCCAGCGGTGCGCTTGTTCTTGGCGTTGGCCAGCGCGGTGAGCTGGTCGGACAGCACTGCCTTGCTGTCAAACAACAGACGGCCGATCAGCGTGCTCTTGCCGTCGTCCACGGAGCCCGCGGTGATGAAACGCAGCAGGCCTTGATGTTGGGATTGGTGAGACATTGTCGTATTCCTCTGCTGCGTCGATTTAGAAGTAGCCTTCTTTTTTCCGGCGTTCCATCGACGCTTCGCTCGTCTGGTCGTCCATGCGGGTGGCGCCGCGCTCGGTGATCTCGGTCACCGCGGTCTCCGCGATGATCTCCACCGGCGTGGCCGCGGTGCTAGCCACCGGGCACGTGCAGCTGATGTCGCCCACGGTGCGGAAGCGGACCGACAGCACTTCGCTCACATCGCCATCCTGCTTCGGCGTAATCGGCGTCACCGGCACCAGCAGGCCGTTCTTGCGCACCACTTCGCGCTCGTGCGCGTAGTAGATCGGCGGCAGGGCCAGGTTTTCGCGGGCGATGTACTGCCACACGTCGAGTTCGGTCCAGTTCGAGATCGGAAACACGCGCATCTGCTCGCCTTGGGCCATGCGGGCGTTGTACAGGCTCCACAGTTCCGGGCGTTGGGCCTTCGGGTCCCACTGGCCGAACTCGTCGCGGAACGAGAAGATGCGCTCCTTGGCGCGAGCCTTTTCTTCATCGCGACGGGCACCGCCCATCAGCGCGTCGAACTTGTGCGCCTCGATCGTTTCCAGCAGCGTCACAGCCTGTGCGGCGTTGCGCGAATCGGTTTCCTTGCGCAGGCGCACGGTGCCACGCTTGATCGAATCCTCGACATGGCCCACCACCAGGCGCGCGCCCAGTTCGCCCACACGCTGGTCGCGGAACTGGATCACTTCCGGATAGTTGTGGCCGGTGTCGATGTGGACCAGCGGGAACGGCAGCTCCACCTTGCGGTCGCCCAAGCGGAAGGCCTTGAGCGCCAGATGCAGCATGACAATCGAATCCTTGCCGCCGGAGAACAGCAGCGCCGGGTTGCGGCACTCGGCCACCACCTCGCGGATGATGTAGATCGATTCGGCTTCGAGCCGGTCGAGGTGGTCGTTCTGGACCTGCAGCAGGTGTTCCACGTTGGCGGGGATGCCTGCGCTTGCGATGTCGTTCATGATGCCCATGTCGTTCTCGGCCTCAAATATTCTGTTCAGTGCTTGATGTTCTGTTCGTGGAGCCCGCACTCTTTCGAGTCCTTGCTCTCCCACCACCACCGTCCGGCGCGTACATCCTCGCCGGCCTTGACCGCCCGCGTACAGGGCTCGCAACCGATGCTCGGATAGCCCTTCTCGTGCAGCGCGTTGACCGGGACGTTGTGGCGCGACAGGTACGCCCACACTTCGGCCTCGGTCCAGTCGGCCAGCGGATTGAACTTGGGAATGCCGCGCGACTCGTCCGTTTCCTCGAACGGCAGTTCGGCGCGCGTCACGGCCTGCTCGCGGCGCTGGCCCGTCATCCACGCATCGGCGTGCGAAAGCGCGCGATTGAGCGGTTCCACCTTGCGGATGCCGCAGCAGCTCTTGCGCAGGTCCACGCTGTCGTAGAAGGCATTCAGGCCGTTCTTCTTCAGGTAGTTCTCCACGGCTTCCTGGTCGGGCGTGAACTGCTCGATCGTGTAGCCGTAGTGCGTCTCGACCTTGTCCAGCACAGCAAGCGTTTCGGCGTGCAGGCGGCCGGTGTTCAGCGTGAACACGCGGATGCCGGCGCGCACGGCCGGGCTGCCGCGCAGGATCGCGTCGGTCAGCACCATGTCTTCGGCGGCCAGGCTCGTGGCGAAGCGCGCGCGGAAGAAACGCGCCGCGATTCCGGACAGGCGTTCGGCCAGTTCACGTTCCTTCACTTCGAGCGCCTCGATCGTGCCGGCGTACGCCGGCTTCGTCCACAGCGCTGGGGGGCGCAGCGACGACACCGAACCGTCGACGACTGGGATCTCGGAGATCACGGAGCTCATGCCACGCCCCGGGCGGTCACGTCGGCACGTGCGCGGCGGAACAGCGGCAGCGGCTCGTCCACCGAAGCCTGGTAGGCCACCGTGAACTCGGTGAAGCCCTTCAGCGCGTCGTCGATGTTCTTGTCGGCGCGCACCGCGAAAGTGTCGAAGCCGCAGCGCTTCATGAAGTTGAGCTGATCGCGCAGCACGTCGCCGATCGCGCGCAGCTGGCCTGCCCAGTGGTAGCGCGTGCGCAGCAGATAGGCCGACGAGAAACCGCGGCCATCGCGGAACACCGGGAAGTCCACGGCCACGACCGATACGCGATCGAACAGCGCTTCGGCGTCGCCCGGCTCGTCTTCCGGCGCCAGCCACACGCCGGTGATGGCCTTGTCGCGGCCAGCCAGCAGGGCTTCGTTCGCCTTCCACACCGACAGCGGGAACAGCACGGCGTCGGTGCCTTGCGCGACGGCAGCGATCTTTGCCTCGTCGAGCGGTTCGGTTTCGGTGGCACGCAGCACGGTCCAGCTATCGTCGACGATGACAGGACGGAATTCGGCGGCGTCGCGTTGCAGTTGAATGATCTTTGCCATGTTCGGTAACTCCGTTCGTCAGGCTTCGGCGCGCTCTTCGCGCTGCTTGTCCGCGTACACCCGTTCCTTGAACGGCGCGATGCCAATCCGGCCAACGGTTTCGATAAAGCGCTCGTCGCCAACACGGTTGGCCACGAATGTCTCGATGATGCGCGACACCACATCGGGCATCTCGTGGGCGCTGAACGACGGGCCGATCACCTTGCCCAGCGCCGTGTCATTGCCCTGGGCGCCGCCGATCGTGACCTGGTACCACTCGGCGCCATCCTTGTCGACGCCCAGCACGCCGATGTTGCCGACGTGGTGGTGGCCGCAGGCGTTGATGCAACCCGAGATGTTCAGCGAGATGTCGCCGAGGTCGTAGACGTAGTCGAGGTTGTCGAAGCGCTCCTGGATCGCCAGCGCGATCGGAATCGACTTGGCGTTGGCCAGCGAGCAGAAGTCGCCGCCCGGGCAAGCGATGATGTCGGTCAGCAGGCCGATGTTGGCCGTGGCCAGACCGGCCTTCTTCGCGTCTTCCCACAGCGCGAACAGGTCACGCTTTTTCACATCGGGCAGCACCAGGTTCTGCTCATGCGCCACGCGCAGTTCGCCATAGCCATAGCGATCAGCGAAATCGGCAACCGTGTCCATTTGCGCGGACGTGGCATCGCCCGGGGGCGACACCGGACCCGGCTTGGTCGACAGCGTCACGGATGCATAGCCCGGCACCTTGTGCGCGTGCACGTTGCGGTTGACCCAGCGTGCGAACGCCTTGTTCTCGAGCAGGTGCTTTTCGAACGATGCGTCGGTGTCGGGCAGCTTTTCGTAGGCGGGCGGCTGGAAGTACTGCGCCACGCGATCGAACTCGGCCTGCGTCAGCGTGCCCGGGCCGTCCTTGCTGAACTTCCACTCTTCTTCCACTTCGGCGGCGAACTTCTCGGCGCCGATGGCCTTCACCAAGATCTTGATGCGGGCCTTGTACTTGTTGTCGCGGCGGCCGTAGCGGTTGTACACGCGGATCGCGGACTCCACATAGGTCAGCATGTGCTGCCACGGCAGATCTTCCTTGATGATCGTGCCCAGAATCGGCGTGCGGCCCAGACCTCCACCAGCAAGGATGCGCAGGCGCGTCTCGCCAGCGGCGTTCTTGTACGCATAGATGCCGATATCGTGCATCTGCACCACGGCGCGGTCATCGGCCGACGACGAGATGGCGATCTTGAACTTGCGCGGCAGGAACGCGAATTCGGGCTGGAACGTGCTCCACTGGCGCAGCAGTTCGGCCAGCACGCGCGGGTCCACCGTCTCGTCCGGCGCCACGCCGGCGAACTGGTCGGTGGTGATGTTGCGCACGCAGTTGCCGGAGGTCTGGATGCCGTGCATTTCGACGCTGGCGAGGTCGTCCAGCACGTCGGGCACGCGCTCCAGATCCATCCAGTTGTACTGGATGTTCTGGCGCGTGGAGAAATGGCCGTAGTCGCGGTCGTAGGTGCGGGCGATATGGGCCAGCATGCGCATCTGCTTCGAGGCCAGCAGGCCGTACGGAATCGCCACGCGCAGCATGTAGGCGTGACGCTGCATGTACAGGCCGTTCTGCAGGCGCAGCGGCAGGAATTCTTCCTCGGTCAGCTCATCGGACAGGCGGCGACGCACCTGGTCACGGAACTGGGCAACGCGCTCCTGGACGATACGCTGGTCATATTGATCGTACTGATACATGGTGTGGGTCCGTTCAGTATTCGGTAACTTTAGGGAGGCTGGTCAGGAATGAAGCGAAGCGGTTCTGGCAAGGCCGTGTAACGACGCCTGAATCATTCATAACCGGTCTCATGAAACGAGCTTGATGGCCACGAGCGTCAGCGTCGTGGCAAGTGCGGCGCGCACGATCCGCTCGGGCAGTGCCCGCGACAGTTGCGCACCGAGCCAGATGCCGGGGATCGAGCCCACCAGCAGCGCCAGCAACAAATTCCAGTCGACCGTGCCGAGCCACACGTGGCCCAGCCCTGCCACGGCCGTGAGCGGCACGGCGTAGGCGATATCGGTACCGGCCACTTCGGCCGGTTTCATATGGGGATACAGCAGCAGGATCAGCGTCGCGCCCACGGCGCCGGCACCGATCGACGACACCGTCACCAGCACGCCGATCACGGCGCCCACCAGCACGGTGGCCACCACCTGCTTGCGGCCTTC is part of the Cupriavidus metallidurans CH34 genome and harbors:
- a CDS encoding sulfate adenylyltransferase subunit 1, which translates into the protein MSHQSQHQGLLRFITAGSVDDGKSTLIGRLLFDSKAVLSDQLTALANAKNKRTAGEQIDFSLLTDGLEAEREQGITIDVAYRYFSTARRKFIIADTPGHEQYTRNMVTGASTAHAAIVLVDATRVTVKDGRAELLAQTKRHSAILKLLELQHVIVAVNKMDLVDYSEQRFNEIRAAYIELAAQLGLKDVTYVPVSALRGDNIVHASDAMPWYQGEPLLPLLESLPVEDVAPVGDAALRFPVQLVVRQDGSAADDFRGYAGRVEAGTVRVGQKLRVLPANREAVVAEVLTPNGSADSASAGDTVTVRLAEDVDVSRGDMFVSADTAAESAKKLTADLCWFDDESLNPSRKYVLKHTTASVFARVSAVDRVLDVHTLSHETGRHEINLNDIGSVQISLQKPIVCDTYGDNPATGAFVLIDEATNHTVAAGMIRAYA
- the cysD gene encoding sulfate adenylyltransferase subunit CysD, encoding MGIMNDIASAGIPANVEHLLQVQNDHLDRLEAESIYIIREVVAECRNPALLFSGGKDSIVMLHLALKAFRLGDRKVELPFPLVHIDTGHNYPEVIQFRDQRVGELGARLVVGHVEDSIKRGTVRLRKETDSRNAAQAVTLLETIEAHKFDALMGGARRDEEKARAKERIFSFRDEFGQWDPKAQRPELWSLYNARMAQGEQMRVFPISNWTELDVWQYIARENLALPPIYYAHEREVVRKNGLLVPVTPITPKQDGDVSEVLSVRFRTVGDISCTCPVASTAATPVEIIAETAVTEITERGATRMDDQTSEASMERRKKEGYF
- a CDS encoding phosphoadenylyl-sulfate reductase, with the translated sequence MSSVISEIPVVDGSVSSLRPPALWTKPAYAGTIEALEVKERELAERLSGIAARFFRARFATSLAAEDMVLTDAILRGSPAVRAGIRVFTLNTGRLHAETLAVLDKVETHYGYTIEQFTPDQEAVENYLKKNGLNAFYDSVDLRKSCCGIRKVEPLNRALSHADAWMTGQRREQAVTRAELPFEETDESRGIPKFNPLADWTEAEVWAYLSRHNVPVNALHEKGYPSIGCEPCTRAVKAGEDVRAGRWWWESKDSKECGLHEQNIKH
- a CDS encoding DUF934 domain-containing protein, with amino-acid sequence MAKIIQLQRDAAEFRPVIVDDSWTVLRATETEPLDEAKIAAVAQGTDAVLFPLSVWKANEALLAGRDKAITGVWLAPEDEPGDAEALFDRVSVVAVDFPVFRDGRGFSSAYLLRTRYHWAGQLRAIGDVLRDQLNFMKRCGFDTFAVRADKNIDDALKGFTEFTVAYQASVDEPLPLFRRARADVTARGVA
- a CDS encoding nitrite/sulfite reductase — protein: MYQYDQYDQRIVQERVAQFRDQVRRRLSDELTEEEFLPLRLQNGLYMQRHAYMLRVAIPYGLLASKQMRMLAHIARTYDRDYGHFSTRQNIQYNWMDLERVPDVLDDLASVEMHGIQTSGNCVRNITTDQFAGVAPDETVDPRVLAELLRQWSTFQPEFAFLPRKFKIAISSSADDRAVVQMHDIGIYAYKNAAGETRLRILAGGGLGRTPILGTIIKEDLPWQHMLTYVESAIRVYNRYGRRDNKYKARIKILVKAIGAEKFAAEVEEEWKFSKDGPGTLTQAEFDRVAQYFQPPAYEKLPDTDASFEKHLLENKAFARWVNRNVHAHKVPGYASVTLSTKPGPVSPPGDATSAQMDTVADFADRYGYGELRVAHEQNLVLPDVKKRDLFALWEDAKKAGLATANIGLLTDIIACPGGDFCSLANAKSIPIALAIQERFDNLDYVYDLGDISLNISGCINACGHHHVGNIGVLGVDKDGAEWYQVTIGGAQGNDTALGKVIGPSFSAHEMPDVVSRIIETFVANRVGDERFIETVGRIGIAPFKERVYADKQREERAEA